The following proteins are encoded in a genomic region of Syntrophotaleaceae bacterium:
- the hemB gene encoding porphobilinogen synthase has product MFFPEYRARRLRRTATLRRMVRETELQVGDFIYPLFSAFGENIRREIPSMPGIFQLSIEHLLAEAREAFELGIPAVILFGIPESKDPLGSDGYSEDGIIQRTVTALKAELPELVVITDVCLCEYTDHGHCGVIKGSDVDNDSTLQLLAAQALSHARAGTDIVAPSDMMDGRVAAIREMLDANGFQHIPIMSYAVKYASAFYGPFRDAAQSAPQFGDRRSYQMDPANRREALREAALDVQECADFLMVKPALAYLDIIRDLRERFDLPLAAYNVSGEYAMLKAAARQGWIDHDRVMLELLTGIKRAGADLIITYHAKEAARLLGGR; this is encoded by the coding sequence ATGTTTTTTCCTGAATATCGCGCCCGCCGTTTGCGCCGTACGGCCACTCTACGCCGCATGGTGCGGGAAACGGAGCTGCAGGTCGGCGATTTCATCTACCCCCTGTTCAGCGCCTTCGGTGAGAATATTCGCCGGGAAATCCCTTCCATGCCGGGAATTTTCCAGCTTAGCATCGAGCACCTGCTGGCTGAAGCCCGGGAAGCCTTCGAACTCGGTATTCCCGCCGTGATCCTGTTCGGCATTCCCGAAAGCAAGGATCCCCTTGGAAGCGACGGCTACAGCGAGGACGGCATCATCCAGCGGACGGTGACGGCCCTCAAGGCCGAGCTTCCCGAACTGGTCGTCATCACCGACGTCTGCCTCTGCGAGTATACCGACCACGGCCACTGCGGCGTCATCAAGGGATCGGACGTCGATAACGATTCCACCCTTCAGCTGCTTGCGGCCCAGGCCCTGTCCCACGCCCGGGCCGGCACCGACATCGTCGCTCCCAGCGACATGATGGACGGCCGGGTTGCGGCGATCCGGGAAATGCTCGATGCCAACGGCTTTCAGCACATTCCGATCATGAGCTACGCAGTGAAGTACGCCAGTGCCTTCTACGGCCCTTTTCGCGACGCCGCCCAGTCGGCGCCCCAGTTCGGAGACCGCCGCAGCTACCAGATGGATCCGGCCAACCGGCGCGAGGCCTTGCGGGAGGCTGCCCTCGATGTGCAGGAATGCGCCGATTTTCTGATGGTCAAACCGGCCCTGGCCTACCTCGATATCATTCGCGATCTGCGCGAACGTTTCGACCTCCCCCTCGCGGCTTATAACGTGTCCGGCGAGTATGCCATGCTCAAGGCGGCCGCCCGGCAGGGTTGGATCGATCACGACAGAGTGATGCTCGAACTGCTGACCGGGATCAAGCGGGCCGGGGCCGACCTGATCATCACCTATCATGCCAAGGAAGCAGCGCGGCTGCTCGGTGGCCGATAA